In a single window of the Cucumis melo cultivar AY chromosome 11, USDA_Cmelo_AY_1.0, whole genome shotgun sequence genome:
- the LOC103496263 gene encoding ABC transporter D family member 2, chloroplastic: protein MILRSQSSSVFTVSSTVIDNHTFKSHRRQLQLLDYGDGCGHGQFHVRVSKILLSTTAVTVGSSGGSLARRKSRNRFINVRSSASASDLSSSTQSQQDITTPGSGPDKNEEAQRPGPDLKILLKRLWKVAAPYWFSDDKVQARWQLAAVFALTLGTTGISVGFNFLGRDFYNALANKDQEQFTKQLLYYLGAFAGGIPVFVLRDYAKDMLSLRWRSWMTKHYMERYLKDQSFYKIQSQSIIDNPDQRIVDDLSSFTGTALSFSLALFNSTVDLISFSNILYGIYPPLFVILLLYSIGGTAISVFLGKGLVNLNFLQEKKEADFRYGLVRIRENAESIAFYGGEENEMQLILQRFRSAVENLTKLLIASRNLEFFTNGYRYLIQILPAAVVAPMYFSGKIEFGVINQSVSAFNHILGDFSIIVYQFQAISAFSAIIDRLGEFDDLLDGSAPKVLSNISEEIRLMYSHRESSPLLESNGSMAPDKRQKLLEIENMTLGAPNGATLVRDLTLIVKEKEHLLVMGPSGCGKTSLLRVLAGLWNVGKGKITFYIKDYPEQLVSPNEGLTEADTGEDVSKENNRPLNKNYQGIFFLPQRPYMVLGTLRQQLLYPTWAEGSVTSAGHAESNVFPSFLTGALNINNVGENPDKPTTDDLIQVLDKVGLGYLLTRFSSLDITCEWSSVLSLGEQQRIAFARLLLSRPKLVLLDESTSALDEANEARLYKLIAGAGITYISIGHRRTLRNHHNSILHISKLSDDNQRNWNIEPIMRDDLYELSKQ from the exons ATGATTCTACGCTCACAATCCTCCTCTGTTTTCACGGTTTCCTCTACAGTTATTGACAATCACACGTTTAAGTCTCACCGGCGGCAACTTCAGCTTCTTGATTACGGCGATGGATGCGGTCACGGCCAGTTCCATGTTCGagtttctaaaattttactttcGACGACTGCGGTCACCGTCGGTTCTAGCGGCGGAAGTCTCGCTAGAAGGAAATCTAGGAATCGTTTTATCAATGTTAGGTCTTCTGCAAGTGCCTCCGATTTGTCCTCCTCGACTCAGTCGCAGCAGGATATTACAACTCCAGGTTCAGGTCCAGATAAG AATGAGGAAGCTCAGAGGCCTGGACCTGATCTGAAAATTCTTCTGAAGAGGCTTTGGAAAGTTGCCGCACCTTATTGGTTTTCGGATGATAAAGTGCAAGCTCGATGGCAGCTGGCTGCTGTCTTCGCTCTGACCTTAGGCACCACCGGCATCAGCGTTGGCTTCAATTTCCTTGGCCGCGACTTCTACAATGCTCTCGCTA ACAAGGACCAAGAACAGTTCACTAAGCAACTCCTTTACTACCTAGGTGCCTTTGCTGGAGGTATTCCG GTTTTTGTATTGAGAGATTATGCAAAGGACATGCTTTCCCTTAGATGGAGGTCATGGATGACCAAACATTACATGGAGCGTTATCTAAAGGACCAGTCTTTCTATAAAATTCAGTCCCAATCCATTATTGATAATCCAGACCAGCGGATTGTTGATGACCTCAGTTCTTTCACAGGGACAgctctttcattttctttggcGCTCTTCAATTCTACAGTGGATTTAATTTCATTTAGTAACATCTTATATGGTATCTATCCACCATTGTTTGTTATTCTTCTTTTATATTCGATAGGAGGAACGGCAATTAGTGTTTTCCTCGGAAAG GGTTTGGTTAATTTGAACTTCttgcaagaaaagaaagaagcaGATTTTCGCTATGGACTTGTCCGCATTCGTGAAAATGCTGAATCAATTGCTTTCTATGGTGGTGAAGAGAATGAGATGCAACTTATTCTGCAACGTTTTAGAAGTGCTGTCGAGAATTTAACT AAATTACTAATAGCATCCAGAAATCTCGAGTTCTTTACCAATGGCTATCGCTACCTTATTCAAATTCTTCCAGCTGCTGTTGTTGCCCCCATGTACTTTTCAGGAAAAATTGAGTTTGGTGTTATTAATCAATCAGTATCTGCTTTCAACCACATCCTGGGGGACTTTTCCATCATTGTATATCAGTTTCAAGCCATCAGTGCTTTTTCAGCAATTATTGATCGCCTAG GTGAATTTGATGATCTCTTGGATGGCAGTGCCCCTAAAGTTCTCTCTAACATTTCAGAAGAGATACGTCTTATGTACTCCCATAGGGAAAGTTCACCTCTACTAGAATCAAATGGGTCCATGGCCCCAGACAAACGCCAGAAATTATTGGAGATAGAGAATATGACTTTAGGGGCACCAAATGGAGCAACTTTGGTGAGAGACTTGACGCTGATAGTTAAAGAAAAGGAGCATTTGCTG GTAATGGGACCTAGTGGATGTGGCAAGACTTCTTTGTTAAGAGTTTTGGCTGGACTTTGGAATGTTGGAAAAGGAAAAATCACATTTTATATAAAAGACTATCCTGAGCAGTTAGTTTCTCCAAATGAAGGTCTCACCGAAGCAGATACAGGAGAAGATGTATCCAAAGAAAATAATAGACCACTCAACAAGAATTATCAAGGGATATTTTTCCTTCCTCAAAGACCATATATGGTTTTGGGTACACTACGTCAACAGCTGCTTTATCCTACATGGGCTGAAGGTTCTGTCACATCAGCAGGTCATGCTGAATCAAATG TGTTCCCTTCCTTTTTGACAGGTGCGTTGAATATCAACAATGTTGGTGAAAATCCTGATAAGCCGACAACGGATGACCTAATCCAAGTCCTGGATAAAGTGGGTCTTGGCTACCTATTGACTCGTTTCAGTAGTCTGGACATAACTTGTGAATGGTCCAGTGTTCTTTCTCTCGGTGAGCAACAACGTATTGCTTTTGCACGTTTATTGCTTTCAAGACCAAAGTTAGTCCTGCTGGATGAGTCTACGAGTGCTTTAGATGAAGCGAATGAG GCACGTTTATACAAGCTAATTGCAGGTGCTGGGATAACATATATCAGCATTGGCCATCGACGAACTTTACGTAATCACCATAACAGTATTTTGCATATATCAAAGTTGTCCGATGACAATCAACGCAACTGGAACATTGAACCCATTATGAGGGATGATTTGTACGAATTATCAAAGCAGTAA
- the LOC103496262 gene encoding CBS domain-containing protein CBSX3, mitochondrial, with amino-acid sequence MQGAVRSFLSHGNVVKTAVLQQIRVANPHMRPAMLSRFSTSASSANIEEHGFESTTIDDILKAKGKSADGSWLWCTTEDSVYDAVQSMTQHNVGALVVVKPAEQNSIAGIITERDYLRKIIVQGRSSKSTKVGDIMTEENKLITVTPDTKVLRAMQLMTDNRIRHIPVIDDKGMKGMVSIGDVVRAVVSEHREELDRLNAYIQGGY; translated from the exons ATGCAAGGTGCTGTGCGATCATTTCTATCACATGGAAACGTTGTGAAAACTGCTGTTCTGCAACAAATTCGTGTAGCAAACCCCCATATGAGGCCTGCAATGCTCTCACGTTTTTCAACATCAGCTAGTTCTGCAAACATTGAAGAGCATGGCTTTGAAAGCACTAccattgatgatatcttgaaAGCTAAAGGCAAAAGTGCCGATGGATCTTGGCTTTGGTGCACCACGGAGGACTCTGTTTATGATGCTGTTCAGTCG atgaCTCAGCACAATGTTGGAGCCTTGGTGGTGGTTAAACCTGCGGAGCAAAATTCAATAGCTGGTATTATAACAGAGAGAG ATTATCTGAGAAAGATTATAGTGCAAGGCAGATCTTCGAAGTCTACCAAAGTTGGGGATATTATGACTGAGGAG AACAAACTTATCACTGTGACACCTGACACCAAGGTCTTGCGGGCTATGCAACTTATGACTG ACAACAGAATCAGGCACATACCCGTCATTGATGACAAGGGCATGAAAGGCATGGTGTCAATCGGGGATGTTGTTCGGGCTGTGGTGAGCGAGCATAGGGAGGAGCTAGATCGCCTGAATGCTTACATTCAGGGAGGTTATTAA
- the LOC103496261 gene encoding uncharacterized protein LOC103496261 codes for MTISDASGPSKELLWLASVFSGIVFCKIVYTLTGIISLQSFKAYVKLSNFGKVEWNNRGFSTFHALVAASSSLYLVLFSSTFDPSSRNELLIRRSSSLSDMTLGFSIGYFLSDLAMVLWLFPALGGFEYIVHHVLSLFSIIQSLLSGQGQVYILMVLFTESTTPFVNLRWYLDNAGQKNSNLYVINGIALFLGWLVARILLFIYFFGHMFKHFDQVKTVYPLGFYSLLAVPPMLAMMNVFWFWKIARGMIKTLRKARHSK; via the exons ATGACTATCTCAGACGCTTCCGGTCCGAGCAAGGAACTTCTATGGCTGGCTTCGGTCTTTTCTGGCATTGTTTTCTGCAAGATT GTTTACACGTTAACAGGCATCATTAGCCTCCAAAGCTTTAAAGCATATGTCAAACTAAGCAATTTTGGAAAGGTTGAATGGAACAATAG GGGATTTTCAACATTCCACGCCCTTGTTGCAGCATCTTCTTCTCTTTACCTTGTTCTGTTTTCAAGTACTTTTGATCCAAGTTCCCGTAATGAGCTTCTTATAAGAAGATCATCCTCTTTATCTGATATGACATTGGGG TTCTCCATTGGCTATTTTCTATCAGATTTGGCAATGGTTCTTTGGCTTTTCCCAGCTTTAGGTGGTTTTGAGTAT ATCGTGCATCATGTTTTATCACTGTTCTCAATCATTCAATCCCTCCTAAGTGGCCAAGGACAGGTTTATATACTAATGGTTCTTTTCACAGAAAGCACAACACCATTTGTAAATCTTCGATG GTACTTGGACAATGCTGGCCAGAAGAATTCAAACCTCTACGTCATTAATGGAATTGCATTGTTTCTCGGGTGGTTG GTTGCCAGGATTctcttatttatatattttttcggTCACATGTTTAAACATTTCGACCAG GTGAAAACTGTATATCCTTTGGGGTTTTATAGCTTGCTGGCGGTGCCTCCTATGTTGGCTATGATGAATGTGTTTTGGTTTTGGAAGATCGCTAGAGGAATGATCAAAACTCTCAGAAAAGCAAGGCACAGCAAATGA